From the genome of Deferribacteraceae bacterium V6Fe1:
TCGGAAATAAATATAGACGAAACTAATATGTATTATAAAATTTCTTTGACTTTTAATAAATTCTAATTTAAAATCCAAAAAAATTTTAAGGAGGTTGTCCATGAAAAAAATTTTAGCATTAATCGCAGTCTTGTCTTTCGCATTGGTTGTTTTTGCTGCAGAAAAAGGGCCTGAAACAATCGATCTTTCAAAAGCATTTAACGTTGAAAAAACCACAAAAAAGCCGGTTGCATTCCCACATGCATTCCACCAAACAAAAAACGAATGTACCGAATGTCACATGAGTGCTGAAGGCGGAAAAGCTCTAAAAAATATTAATACCGGTGCACAGCTTGAAGTTGGCACAGTAAAAGGAACAAGCAATAATGTTCACAAAGAGTTTTGCTGGGCTTGCCACAAAGCGAAGAAGGTTAAAAGCGGAACATCTTGTAATAAGTGTCACAAATAGCAAAGCGGCCTTAGAGCCGCTTTTTTTTATTTCATAACCTCATCAATGATTTCAATCTGTCTCTTAAAAGCAGGCTCATCAACCCACTCACATGCCTTTTCAAGCAGCTCCTTTGCACTTTTCAAATACGACTCGTTATTTTTACCATCTTTATTATACTCCTCTAAAAAAGTTACCGCTTTATTACAAATAGAATAAGCAAGACTTCTTATCTGCTTTGCTTTATCAATCTTCATTGCCAACCTAATAAAAAAGGAAGTTAACAATAAATATAACAACCAGATCCAAATATTAAATCTTAAGCTGACAAGATAAAATGTAGCCACAACCACCAAAGTAGTAACAATTGCAACACTGATACCGGGGGAACCAATAAAATACGTGGGGATATTCTTACCATCCTCATATTTATAATATTTAAAAGGCCTAAAACTTCCCCCTCTCTTATGCTCTTTTTCAGCAATCTTACTAAACTGCCTAAGCTCTTCAAGAATCTCTATCTTCATTATTACCTACCTATTTTTTCCGCAATAATACATAATATTTAAATCTTAAACAAGGTATTTTTTTGCAAAATTTGACTTAATAACAATAAAAAAACTTGACAAATAGAGACTCATATATATTTTAATAAATGTAAAAAATATCTTTTCAGGAGGTGCGATATGTTAGAAAGATGGAGAAAAAAAAGCGTATCACCCCTCAGAGATGTATTTGACCTTCAAGAAGAGGTAAACAGACTATTTGATGACTTCTTCCTCCCAAGTGCTCAAGTAAGGGATTTCCCATTTATGCCTCATGTCGATATTTCGGAAAATAACAACCAAATTAAGGTAAAAGCAGACCTTCCTGGCGTAACTGAAAAGGATATTGAGCTGACTCTTGAAAACAATATCCTCACTATTAAAGGCAAGAGAGAGGAAGAAAAAGAAACAAAAGAGGACAATTACTACAGCAGAGAAAGAGTTTACGGTACATTCATGAGGCAAGTTCAAATACCTAAGAGAGTTAACGCCGATAGCGTAAAAGCTAAATTTAAAAATGGTGTTCTTGAAGTAGTAATGGATAAGGCCGAAGAAGAAAAGTCTAAAAAGATTGCCATTCAAGCTGAATAAAGAGCGGGGCAATTTCCCCGCTCTTTTATTTAGAATCATTCTATAAAATCCTATTGACAAAGTATAATATACCCAATAAAATTTATTATATCAATTTAGTTAGGAGGCTTTATGAAAGTCTTGTATTTTTTAACCCTTGTTTCAATTATGGTATTTTTTAGCTTTAACGGCTTTGCTAACGAATCTCTTTACAAAAGCTGCAAAGGTTGCCACGGAGATGATGGAAGCAAAAATGCACTTGGAGTCAGTAACCCTCTCAAAGGACAATCAAAAGAAGAAATAATACAAAAATTAAACGGATATAAAGATGGGACTTACGGAGGGGCAAAAAAGAGCACAATGGCAAGTCAGGCTAAAAGATTAACTGATGCAGATATTAATAGTTTGGCCGAATACATATCTAAATTTTAAATGAAAAAAAGTTTAATTTGTCTGCTTTTTTTTATTTTGATGTTTAATGGGGTCTCTTACCCCGATGAACGGAAGGATGTCGGTATTGTTGAGCATCTTGGCACATACATCCCTGACGATATTTACTTTTTGGATTCTAATGGGAAAAAGGTAAACATAAAAGAGATTGTAAAAAAAGCACCGACTGTCATTGCGCCGGTATATTTTACCTGCCCAAATGTATGCAATATTCTTCAAAGCACGTTATCCAACATTATCCCTGATGTTAAACTTACTCCAGGAAAAGATTACCAAATATTATCAGTAAGTTTTGACGAACATGATACCCCAGAAATAGCTGCGAAGAAAAAAAATAATTATATGGCAATTTTAAAAGAATTTCCCGATGACTCTTGGAAGTTTTTGACCGGTAATAAAGAAAATATTGATAACTTTATGAACTCTATTGGTTTTAAATTTAAAAGGGATGGTAAAGATTTTATTCATAGTGTCGCCCTTATTGTTTTGGCGCCGGATGGAAAAATCGTCAGATATATATATGGGATGAGAATACTCCCCTTCGACTTGACAATGGCAATAGTAGAGGCTCAGCAAGGTAAAGTCGGATTCTCCGTAAAGCGAGTACTTAGCTACTGCTTTAGTTATGATCCAAACGGGAAAAAATATGTTTTTAATGTAATGAAAGTATCTGCTACAATTATTTTAGCAGGCATTGTTACACTATTTTTAGTTTTAACATTAACAGGCAAAAGAAAATCTACACGAGGCAAAGATGGATAAAAACAGCGAAGTAATCCCTTTTTTAAATGACAATAAATATCCGGGGATATTTGGATGGATATTTTCGACAGACCATAAAAAGATAGGTCTGTTGTATATGTACTCAACCTTAATACTCTTTATAATTGGTGTTATAATCGGTTTACTGATAAGGATTGAGCTTATTGCACCCGGGAAAACTATTGTTGATCCTCAAACCTACAATGCATTTTTCACCGTTCATGGTGTAATAATGATATTTCTATTTGTAATACCAAGTATACCGGCCGCTTTTGGCAATCTTTTTCTGCCCATACAAATCGGTGCTGAAGATGTTGCATTCCCGAAGTTAAACCTTTTTTCATGGTGGCTTTACATAATCGGACTTATTCTAATCCTATTTTCCCTTTTTACCGGGAAAGGTGCTCCTGATACGGGATGGACATTCTATGTCCCTTTTAGTGAATTTACTACAACAAATGTCAGTGTTGCCGTAATCGGTGTTTTTATATTAGGATTCTCTTCAATTCTAACAGGCCTTAATTTTATTACAACTGTGCACAGACTAAGAATGCCAGAAATGAAATGGATGAAAATGCCTCTTTTTGTCTGGGCACTCTATGCAACAGCATGGATTCAAGTGCTTGCTACCCCTATTTTGGGGATAACGGTTCTGCTTATTTTTGTTGAACGAATGTTTGGAATAGGTCTCTTTGACCCTGCAAAAGGGGGGGACCCTATTTTATATCAACATTTATTCTGGATTTACTCTCACCCTGCCGTTTATATCATGGTAGTGCCCGCAATGGGAGTAATAACAGAAATTATTCCGGTTTTTGCCAGAAAACATATTTTTGGATACAAAGCAATTGCATTTTCATCACTTGCAATTGCATTTGCAGGTTCCCTTGTGTGGGCTCACCATATGTACACAAGCGGAATGAGCGATACAGCTGTAATAATTTTCTCATTTTTAACTTTTATTGTAGCAATCCCGACTGCAATAAAAGTATTTAACTGGGTAGCCACACTTTACAAAGGCTCCATTATAGTGGAGCCCCCACTCTTATTTGCCCTTTCTTTTATTTTTCTTTTTTCCATAGGCGGTCTTACAGGGCTAATTTTAGGAGCTGCCGGAACCGATATTCATGTACACGACACATATTTTGTAGTCGGGCATTTTCACTATACAATATTTGGCGGTACAGGTTTCGGATTTTTTGGAGCTATGCACTACTGGTTTCCTAAAATTTATGGCAGAATGTACAATAAAAGGATTGCTACCATAGCATGGGCCCTTTTGTTTATCGGTTTTAATATCCTTTATTTTCCAATGCTTGTGATAGGGATGATGGGAATGCCAAGAAGATATTATGACTATCTTCCACAATATCATACCGGACATATCATATCTACCGTTGGCTCATGGATTCTTGCAGTTGGCTTAATTATAATGTTTTATAACTTATTTAAAAGTATCAAACATGGTGAAAAAGTAGGTAAAAATCCATGGGAAGCTGCAACACTTGAGTGGACTACTCCGTCACCACCACCTACTCTCAACTTTGTCAGTGAACCAAAACTAACAAGAGGACCTTATGACTATAAAGGGGTAGAAGAAGATGAGCAATATTCATAAAGATTATTTAGGCTCAAAATTTGGAATGTGGCTGTTTCTCTTTACAGAAATACTGCTCTTCGGTGGATTATTTATCTTATACAGTATCTATTTACACAAATATCCTACTGAATTTCACTTGGCTGGAAAAGAACTAAATGTATATTTCGGTGGTGGAAATACTGTGGCTCTTGTGACAAGCAGCCTTTTTATGGCGATGTCAATTTCGGCCATCCAAAAAGATGATAAAAAATTAGCCATTACCTTTTTATCCATTACATTGGCTCTTGCATTTGTATTTTTAACAAACAAATATTTTGAGTGGGGTGCTAAATTTCACCACGGGATATATCCGGATTCCCCTGCTCTTTTGGAAAGGCCTAAAGGGGAGATTATATTTTTCGGACTATATTTTGTAATGACAGGGCTTCATGGAATACATGTTATAATTGGAGCGATAATAATTATCTATACCCTTTTTATGCTCAAATATGAAAAGGTTAATAAAGATGATTTTGTACTGCTTGAAAATGCCGGTCTATACTGGCATTTGGTAGATTTAATATGGATATATCTCTTCCCGCTATTTTATTTAATCTTATAGGAGAAGATAATGAGTACTGAAAGCAAACATATTGTCAGTTACAAAACATTTATAATTGTCTGGGCTCTTTTGCTTTTTCTTACCGCCGTTACCGTATGGGTTGCTCAAATCAATCTCGGTTTTTTAAATGTAGTAGCAGCTTTAGCTGTAGCTACAACAAAAGCTTGTATTGTTATACTTTTTTTCATGCATCTGAAATACGAAAACAAATTATTTAAAATATCTGTTTTTATGACCTTTTTAGTATTGGCATTGTTTATAGGTTTTACATTCTTTGATGTTGCATACAGATAGCTTAAGGAGAATATAATGTATCCATTAGTGAGTGCTGTAAATAAGGTGGACTTTGCCTTTATATTAATTTATTCCATCGCCGTAATTGTGCTTTTGGGTATCACTTTTGCCATGGTTTACTTTTTATTCAAATACAATAAAAAAAGGCATCCTGAACCGGCAGATATAAAAGGGAATTTATTTGCGGAGATATTATGGACAGTTATACCTACAATAATATTTATGGGAATGTTTTTTGTAGGATGGGACAGTTTTGTAGCTTTAAGGACAGTGCCGAAAAACGCTATAGAAATAACAGTTGAAGGTAAAATGTGGTCTTGGAAATTTACATACCCAAACGGCAAAGTGGACAAAGAGCTTTACGTCCCATTAAATACGCCCGTAAAGCTCAACATTACCTCAGCTGATGTTATACATAGTTTTTATGTCCCTGCTTACAGAATAAAAATTGACGCCGTGCCTGGGCTTACCACTTATGCGTGGTTTAACCCGGATAAAAAAGGGGATTATGATATTTTATGCGCTGAATATTGCGGGGTAAGGCACGCTTACATGCTTTCAAAAGTCCACGTTGTTGACAAAGAAGATTATGCCAAATTTATAAGTGGTAAAAAAGAAAAAACTGTAAATGTTACTTTGCCTGAACTTCTTGATAAATATGGTTGTTCAGATTGCCATAGCCTTAACGGTGAAGTTTTGGTAGGTCCTCCTCTTAACGATATAAATGGGAGAAAAACAATTGTAACAAACAATGGAAGTGAAAAAGAAATAACCGCTGATGATAAATATATCAGAGACTCTATACTTCATCCCGCAAAAGATATTGTAAAGGGTTTTGAAAATATAATGCCCCCTTATGATGGTGAGATACCTGAAAGTGACTTGAACACATTAATAAATCTAATGATAGACCAAAAAAATGACATATCAAATATTGAAATCGGCAAAAAGTTAGTAGAAGATGAAGGGTGCACCGGTTGCCATTCCTCTGACGGCTCGATAATTGCCGCTCCATCTTTTAAAAACCTCTACAACGGCAAAAAGCAAGTGATAAAAGACGGTAAAGAATATACCGTTACAGTAGATGACGAATATATCTATGTTTCCATAAAATATCCGGAAAGGGAAGTCGTAAAAGATTTCGATTCGATAATGCCGCCGTTTGACTATCTTACTGATGAACAAATCAAAGCAATTACAGAGTATATCAAGTCACTCAAATAGACCTCAGAAAATTTCTGAGGTCTTACTTAACACTTTTAAACTCATTAGATTAAATATCTCGCTAATGGTAACAATATCGGCTTACTTTGGTTTTCTCCTTTCGGATAAAAAGCATACACCACAGCTATTTATAGTCTTATTCGCAGTAATGATTCATAGTTTTGGCACATCAATGCTTAATCAATATCAGGAAATTGAGTTTGATAAAAAAATGGAAAGGACAAAAAATAGACCACTTGCTAAAAGTATGTTTAATCCCAAAAGTGCACTTTATTTAGGCATCATACTTATTTTATTATCTTTTATCATTCCTCTTACAATTAATAAAAAATTTATTTTTCTTATGCTGTTAGATAACTTTATCATCTACAACTGCATATACACTCCTCTCAAGAAAAAGACATCTTTTGCACTTCTTATAGGTTCTATTTGCGGAGCCATTCCTCCAGTGATTGGGTGGTTAGTCGGAAATGATTATTTAAGTCTGAAAATTTTATTGGTGGCAACCGCATTTTATATGTGGCAAGTGCCCCACTTTTTATTTTTAACGGAAAAATACAAAAATGAATATAAAAAGGCCGGTTTTAGAATATTAATAAATGAAACAAGTGCAAAAAAGTATAATATTATCCTTACGACATGGCTTATAAGTTATTTTTTAGTCCTTGCAAATACTGCTATTATCATTCTTGGGCAAGGTATTTTATCTGATATTTTAATTTCTCTTGAAACTATACTTATTTTGATGCTTGTTATACAAAACAATAATCCTGCCCAAAAATTCCGCATTATCAACATTTCAATCATGGTATTAATAATTTTTTATATAATAAAAACAATAGCACTCTGAAAAGAATTGGAAAAAGTGTTTGGCAGACAGCAAAGTGTCCGCCAAACCTTTAATTTACGGGTATTATCTTACAAAAATCGTTTAATATATATTCGGGATCCTTTTCAAAAAGCTCACCAAAAACCTGCAGCTTTTTATTATAACTTTTGTCGATATCTATGAATAAGAACACATCAAGAAAATCCTTTATCTCTTTCATTAAAAATTTCTTATCCTCATCACTTAGATAGTCTATTTTTTTAACACCTACTCCCAGCTGCTCATCCTTAATTTTACCTCTTATATATGCAGCACCTGCTGTCATCCCACTACATATATAATAGCCCATAGGGTATTCGTGATTTACAACATTTAAAACAATCCCAATCCCCCCTTGGGCATATTCCATAAAATAATCACCCATCCCTTTCTCTTCGCCAAGCCCAAATATGGCAACAGGCGGCTTTCTGTTTGTCAGCTTTTCTTCAAAGGTCTTTATAAATTTATTCCAACCAAGCGTGCTTAATTTTGCCTTTCTTTTTTGATATTTAAACCTTAAATCCTTTAAAATCTCGTCTTTTGTATAATTTTCATATCTTTCAAGATTTAGCTTTCTCCACTCTTCAGGCACACCTGCCTTCATTAGTAATAGGTTTCTTACTCCGCCACTTTTTGCAACTCTAAAAGTGCCACTCACAGCATATGCGGCAAACAGGTCACTTACATGCCCTGCAATATTTATCTCTTTAGGGTTTGATGTATTGGCAACCCCTACGTGGGTATTTGCAGGAATTGACGTTTTAAAAGTATGGTTTGGTATCACATTAATTTTTACATTATCCACAAAAGCAAAACAGTGGTTGCCTACCAAGCCTCTTACTGTAATTTCTTCACACTTGACTCCAGTCCCTATCGTCCTCTGCCCCACCACATTGTCAATAAAAAACTTTTTGACACCTTTTTTAACCGCTTCTTTCATCAACAAATTTAAACTTACACTATCAATTTTATCTACCCCAACATCTATGGTTAATGAGTCCCCTTGAATGTTCTTTAATGTATTTTCAAAAAATTCCTTATTTTCATTAATTCTTTGTTCAAATGTCTTAAATATCTTATGTTCCCTCTCCTTGACAGAGGCATCCGGTATCTGCTTATCTATTTCATGTTTCCCAAATGTTTCAAATAGTAGCGGGTCATTACCATGATATCTAAATCTTCTAGCTCCAACCACGTCGGCGTGGTGACTCATACCAAGCCCTGCGGCAAGCCCTTCCATATCCTTAACAAAAGATTTAACCATAGAAACTATAAAATTGCTCCCCATTTCAGGGTCAATCCTGCTTCCGTATTTTCTTGACGTTATACCCCATGCACATTGACCTGTATGGCATCTCTGACAAAGTGTACAACCCAAAGGATGCAACGTTCTCATCCCCATTCCTACAAAATCAGCACCAGCCAGTAAAACCAAAAAAGCATGAAAACTATCCAATACACCGCCTTCAGCAATAATCGAAATATTTTCCCTTAATCCTTCCTTTCTGAGAGCCAAATCTGCAATGTGAGTCAAATATACCACATTTAAGCCTTTATTTTGCAAATCTACCAAATGAGCCGCACCTGTAGAGCCATCCCCTGCTTTGATTGTAATATAATCAAAACCTGCCTTTGCAAGTGCAACAGCTATTTCAGGAAAATTCCACGCTGTACCGTAAACATCCGCACCAATAAGTTTTTCTTCACCCAAAAGCGCCCTTAATGACTCTACCCTCATAGGGAGCTCCTCAATAGAATATTGTAAATGCTGTGGATTGGGAGCTGTCAGATTTCTTAAAGCTTCAACACATCTAAGAAGAGCAATCTCTAAATCATTTTTTTTGGATTGAAGATGTCCGCCTTTACCTTTTTTGGCATCCTGCCCGTATTTCATACTGATTCCAGCAAACTTATCAAGCTCAACCCAAGGGCCATAACCACCTGAGCCAAATTGTAAAATACAATATTTTGATGCAGACATCATATCCGGATGCACGTACCCTTCACCGGTGAAAAAAGGTCTGCCAAGTTTTATACTGGCCATCAGTCTTGCCAAAAATGCTTCGTGACTGTTTGAGCCATAACTCATATGGCAGTCGAAAATAGGTGTATTACATAAAAATTTAGCCTTTCTTTTACCTAAATATACATTATCAAGTTTACCCGCATATTCATGTAAATGGTCTCTTTGAGGGCTTAATATCTCCGCTGCATCTATTATCCAATCGGTATAAAGCTTTGATTCAGACCTTCCCAAATGTGCACTGCTAACAGTTGATCTTTCATCTGCTCTATTTAAAATATTATTAATAACCTCAGCATTTGATAATTTGACACCTATATCGTGATAATCAGGATTATTAAAAACTTTGATAGCCCTTTGAGGACACATTTTAACACACCGCTTGCAATTGCAACACTCATCAGGATTAATCCAGAGAATCTTCTCGACCAAATTGATTTTATCAGTCTCATCAGGAAGCACTCTATTTCCGTCAAAATCATAATAGACGGTTTCCATCTCAAAAACACCTGTCAGACTATCAGGCTTTTTTAGATTATGTGTACAGGCTTCTACACATCTGGCACAATGTACACAGCCTCTTCCCGGCTCTTCCTCTTCACTTGTGACTTTTACCCAATACTTTGCACCGGTTGCATAAATACCTGTCCTATCAGGCTCTACATATTTTATACTTCTTTTAACTCTTAACTCTATTTTACTGTCAAGCTTCATCCCACTTCCACCTATAATCTAATTTTTTCACTTCTTTTCCTTCTATTTTAAATGCCACAACTTTACCTGCATCAGGGTCATAAACACTTGCAAGCTCTTCCTCCATAAAATAAGCTGCCGAAAGGATTGCTCTCTGCTCACTCCCCAAAAGAGCAACTTTATCATTATAACCAAGACTAAAAGACCTCAGATGGTCTCTGTCAGTAAAACCAAGCAAAACATCTCCAACAAGCACAATTGCAGTAGCAGGCCCGGACATTTTCATTCGCTTTAGTATTGGATCATTTATAATCTCAAAATACCTTTTTCTTTGACTGTCACTTAGTGAAACAAGCTCTTGTGGAAACTTTCTACTTATTACCCACTCAATTTCTTCAATAGTATAACCTTTTCTTAATAGGTAATCTGTTTGCAAAAAAATTGCCTCTGAGTCAGTCCCCACATGAAGATTTATACCAAGCTGCTCTAAGGCTATTGCGTTAGATTTGTCACTTGACAGGTGACCGTTATGCACACCTGCAATCTCTCCAACAGAAATCGGTTGTGGTCCCCACCAAAGACCGCGACCACTACTTGTCGGCCATCTGAGATGAATCAGACAAGCTTCATAATACTCATCCTCATACTTATGCAAATCATAAATTTTAATAGTATCGGTAAGCTCAAAGGCAGTCAAAAAAGTACCATTCTCTTTTGAACTTGAAAAAATCCTTGCATCATGCATAAAATCTTTATTGAACTTTGAAACATGCTTCATAATATATTTGTAATCATTGTCAATTCTCTCCCTGTACATCATCTCATCTATTGTAGGCGGAGTCACATAGTACCTTTTGATGATTGGCAAATCATATTCGTAGTAGTATTTCCTTGCCACCAAGTCTTGAGACTCAAGAATATGCACACCCCAACTGTTTATTACATTCTCAAGCTCACTAACCTTATACTGATCACGATACATGATATGAAAAACATAAAAACTGTTGTCTTTATATATACCTTTTAAAGTTACACCTGCGCCTGTCCTCCCTCTGTATTGCAAACACATGGCACTCTTTAAAAGTGCATTCAAACTAAATTCCCCCGCAGCTGCCAATAGACCGCAGGCACCTTTGGGCAACCCTTCCTCTCCACCTGAAAAGGTATTTATATCCATAGGTTTATAATTTTTAATATCATTCATTGTTATTCCTCTTCCCTAAGTTTACTGTACTCAACATATTGAGATAAAATATATTTTTCAAATTTACTCTCATCACTTATAACACTAAGTGCTGACCTTGGGCATGCCTCCACGCTTTTAAAGGAGTGTGAGGAAATATTTTCTTTTATATACATATAATAAGCCGTATCTTTTTCAGGACTCCACTCTTTAAACTTTTTAATCAGGCTATTATTACTGTAAAAATAGCACCAATCGCACTGAATACATATTCCGCAATAGAAGCACCTTTTAGCCATTAAAACAGCTACATCTTTATCTACGGTCTTAACAATTTCATTAAAGTTTCTTTTCCGCTCCTCAAACGTAATATTTTCCTCAATCATTCTACCCGTCTTTTGAAAATATTTTGTATTTATATCTTCATAAAAAGCAATTTCTCGGTTGATATCTTTTTCAAGCTCTTCTCCTAAAAAATTCCTAACTGCCTCCACAGTCTTTTGTGCTGAACCTACCGCTCGCACAACCATGCCGGTAGGAGTGGCAGCACCCATAGCTGCATCGCCGC
Proteins encoded in this window:
- a CDS encoding cytochrome C oxidase subunit IV family protein, translating into MSTESKHIVSYKTFIIVWALLLFLTAVTVWVAQINLGFLNVVAALAVATTKACIVILFFMHLKYENKLFKISVFMTFLVLALFIGFTFFDVAYR
- the ctaD gene encoding cytochrome c oxidase subunit I — protein: MDKNSEVIPFLNDNKYPGIFGWIFSTDHKKIGLLYMYSTLILFIIGVIIGLLIRIELIAPGKTIVDPQTYNAFFTVHGVIMIFLFVIPSIPAAFGNLFLPIQIGAEDVAFPKLNLFSWWLYIIGLILILFSLFTGKGAPDTGWTFYVPFSEFTTTNVSVAVIGVFILGFSSILTGLNFITTVHRLRMPEMKWMKMPLFVWALYATAWIQVLATPILGITVLLIFVERMFGIGLFDPAKGGDPILYQHLFWIYSHPAVYIMVVPAMGVITEIIPVFARKHIFGYKAIAFSSLAIAFAGSLVWAHHMYTSGMSDTAVIIFSFLTFIVAIPTAIKVFNWVATLYKGSIIVEPPLLFALSFIFLFSIGGLTGLILGAAGTDIHVHDTYFVVGHFHYTIFGGTGFGFFGAMHYWFPKIYGRMYNKRIATIAWALLFIGFNILYFPMLVIGMMGMPRRYYDYLPQYHTGHIISTVGSWILAVGLIIMFYNLFKSIKHGEKVGKNPWEAATLEWTTPSPPPTLNFVSEPKLTRGPYDYKGVEEDEQYS
- a CDS encoding Hsp20/alpha crystallin family protein, with the translated sequence MLERWRKKSVSPLRDVFDLQEEVNRLFDDFFLPSAQVRDFPFMPHVDISENNNQIKVKADLPGVTEKDIELTLENNILTIKGKREEEKETKEDNYYSRERVYGTFMRQVQIPKRVNADSVKAKFKNGVLEVVMDKAEEEKSKKIAIQAE
- a CDS encoding c-type cytochrome gives rise to the protein MKVLYFLTLVSIMVFFSFNGFANESLYKSCKGCHGDDGSKNALGVSNPLKGQSKEEIIQKLNGYKDGTYGGAKKSTMASQAKRLTDADINSLAEYISKF
- a CDS encoding UbiA family prenyltransferase encodes the protein MVTISAYFGFLLSDKKHTPQLFIVLFAVMIHSFGTSMLNQYQEIEFDKKMERTKNRPLAKSMFNPKSALYLGIILILLSFIIPLTINKKFIFLMLLDNFIIYNCIYTPLKKKTSFALLIGSICGAIPPVIGWLVGNDYLSLKILLVATAFYMWQVPHFLFLTEKYKNEYKKAGFRILINETSAKKYNIILTTWLISYFLVLANTAIIILGQGILSDILISLETILILMLVIQNNNPAQKFRIINISIMVLIIFYIIKTIAL
- a CDS encoding cytochrome c3 family protein, giving the protein MKKILALIAVLSFALVVFAAEKGPETIDLSKAFNVEKTTKKPVAFPHAFHQTKNECTECHMSAEGGKALKNINTGAQLEVGTVKGTSNNVHKEFCWACHKAKKVKSGTSCNKCHK
- a CDS encoding SCO family protein translates to MFNGVSYPDERKDVGIVEHLGTYIPDDIYFLDSNGKKVNIKEIVKKAPTVIAPVYFTCPNVCNILQSTLSNIIPDVKLTPGKDYQILSVSFDEHDTPEIAAKKKNNYMAILKEFPDDSWKFLTGNKENIDNFMNSIGFKFKRDGKDFIHSVALIVLAPDGKIVRYIYGMRILPFDLTMAIVEAQQGKVGFSVKRVLSYCFSYDPNGKKYVFNVMKVSATIILAGIVTLFLVLTLTGKRKSTRGKDG
- the coxB gene encoding cytochrome c oxidase subunit II, giving the protein MYPLVSAVNKVDFAFILIYSIAVIVLLGITFAMVYFLFKYNKKRHPEPADIKGNLFAEILWTVIPTIIFMGMFFVGWDSFVALRTVPKNAIEITVEGKMWSWKFTYPNGKVDKELYVPLNTPVKLNITSADVIHSFYVPAYRIKIDAVPGLTTYAWFNPDKKGDYDILCAEYCGVRHAYMLSKVHVVDKEDYAKFISGKKEKTVNVTLPELLDKYGCSDCHSLNGEVLVGPPLNDINGRKTIVTNNGSEKEITADDKYIRDSILHPAKDIVKGFENIMPPYDGEIPESDLNTLINLMIDQKNDISNIEIGKKLVEDEGCTGCHSSDGSIIAAPSFKNLYNGKKQVIKDGKEYTVTVDDEYIYVSIKYPEREVVKDFDSIMPPFDYLTDEQIKAITEYIKSLK
- a CDS encoding 4Fe-4S binding protein; translation: MKLDSKIELRVKRSIKYVEPDRTGIYATGAKYWVKVTSEEEEPGRGCVHCARCVEACTHNLKKPDSLTGVFEMETVYYDFDGNRVLPDETDKINLVEKILWINPDECCNCKRCVKMCPQRAIKVFNNPDYHDIGVKLSNAEVINNILNRADERSTVSSAHLGRSESKLYTDWIIDAAEILSPQRDHLHEYAGKLDNVYLGKRKAKFLCNTPIFDCHMSYGSNSHEAFLARLMASIKLGRPFFTGEGYVHPDMMSASKYCILQFGSGGYGPWVELDKFAGISMKYGQDAKKGKGGHLQSKKNDLEIALLRCVEALRNLTAPNPQHLQYSIEELPMRVESLRALLGEEKLIGADVYGTAWNFPEIAVALAKAGFDYITIKAGDGSTGAAHLVDLQNKGLNVVYLTHIADLALRKEGLRENISIIAEGGVLDSFHAFLVLLAGADFVGMGMRTLHPLGCTLCQRCHTGQCAWGITSRKYGSRIDPEMGSNFIVSMVKSFVKDMEGLAAGLGMSHHADVVGARRFRYHGNDPLLFETFGKHEIDKQIPDASVKEREHKIFKTFEQRINENKEFFENTLKNIQGDSLTIDVGVDKIDSVSLNLLMKEAVKKGVKKFFIDNVVGQRTIGTGVKCEEITVRGLVGNHCFAFVDNVKINVIPNHTFKTSIPANTHVGVANTSNPKEINIAGHVSDLFAAYAVSGTFRVAKSGGVRNLLLMKAGVPEEWRKLNLERYENYTKDEILKDLRFKYQKRKAKLSTLGWNKFIKTFEEKLTNRKPPVAIFGLGEEKGMGDYFMEYAQGGIGIVLNVVNHEYPMGYYICSGMTAGAAYIRGKIKDEQLGVGVKKIDYLSDEDKKFLMKEIKDFLDVFLFIDIDKSYNKKLQVFGELFEKDPEYILNDFCKIIPVN
- a CDS encoding cytochrome c oxidase subunit 3, translated to MSNIHKDYLGSKFGMWLFLFTEILLFGGLFILYSIYLHKYPTEFHLAGKELNVYFGGGNTVALVTSSLFMAMSISAIQKDDKKLAITFLSITLALAFVFLTNKYFEWGAKFHHGIYPDSPALLERPKGEIIFFGLYFVMTGLHGIHVIIGAIIIIYTLFMLKYEKVNKDDFVLLENAGLYWHLVDLIWIYLFPLFYLIL